One segment of Anguilla anguilla isolate fAngAng1 chromosome 1, fAngAng1.pri, whole genome shotgun sequence DNA contains the following:
- the tpbgb gene encoding trophoblast glycoprotein b yields MLVAYPLLIKIVRSHKGLNKLSLGLLLVLELVTLASSQNCPVNCTCTSTVVECINQGFTAVPEHLPKDVKVLFLSGNNITQLSVDSFADLLTQLTDLHLTGNKIEQVEANTFTNLPSLRLLDISNNRLLSFSPEALLINNSLQELNLSRSLYNYSYINEISNLLQNGTPQLSVLDLSNNNLLYLPENIFSSLWNLSRLDLRNNSLVSIRNGTLRDLRLLNLDLRENSLKALPDSTLAELSQKGMHLWLGDNPWNCDCIEDLVLWLRKAEQVMDRQELVCAEPERLRQVRLLQVNRTELQCAFSKDMKGVLETSYVFLGMVLALIGVIFLFVLYLNRKGIKRWMYNIRDACRDHMEGYHYRYEINSDPRLANLSLNSDV; encoded by the coding sequence ATGCTTGTTGCGTACCCATTACTTATCAAAATTGTACGAAGTCACAAAGGACTTAATAAGTTGAGTCTGGGTTTATTGCTTGTCCTTGAGTTAGTGACGCTAGCCTCATCCCAAAATTGTCCAGTGAATTGCACGTGTACATCGACTGTTGTGGAATGCATTAACCAGGGTTTTACAGCAGTTCCCGAACATCTACCGAAAGACGTCAAGGTCCTTTTCTTAAGTGGCAATAACATAACCCAACTCTCTGTGGACTCGTTCGCAGACCTTTTGACTCAGCTCACTGACCTGCATCTGACAGGCAATAAGATTGAACAGGTTGAAGCAAACACTTTCACCAATTTGCCTAGTCTGCGATTGCTCGACATAAGTAACAACAGATTACTCTCCTTCAGTCCGGAAGCCTTGCTTATCAACAACAGTCTACAGGAGCTCAACCTGAGCAGGTCCCTTTACAATTACTCCTACATCAATGAGATCTCCAACCTGCTCCAGAACGGGACCCCACAGCTGTCCGTGCTGGACCTGTCCAACAACAATCTGCTCTATCTCCCTGAGAACATCTTCTCCAGCTTGTGGAACCTCAGCAGGCTTGACCTGAGGAACAACTCCCTCGTATCCATCAGGAACGGGACCCTGAGGGACCTGCGTCTGCTGAATCTGGACCTGCGGGAGAACTCGCTGAAGGCGCTGCCCGACAGCACTCTGGCAGAGCTCAGCCAGAAGGGAATGCATCTGTGGCTGGGGGACAACCCCTGGAACTGTGACTGCATTGAGGACCTGGTGCTGTGGCTGAGGAAGGCGGAGCAGGTGATGGACAGGCAGGAGCTGGTCTGCGCAGAGCCAGAGAGGCTTAGGCAGGTGCGCCTGCTGCAGGTGAACAGGACCGAGCTCCAGTGCGCCTTCTCGAAGGACATGAAGGGTGTGCTGGAGACATCTTATGTCTTCCTGGGCATGGTGCTGGCACTCATTGGGGTCATCTTCCTGTTTGTCCTCTACCTTAACAGGAAGGGGATCAAGAGGTGGATGTACAACATCCGTGATGCATGCAGAGACCACATGGAGGGCTACCACTATAGATATGAGATCAACTCAGACCCCAGGCTCGCTAACCTCAGCCTCAACTCCGATGTGTGA